One Aegilops tauschii subsp. strangulata cultivar AL8/78 chromosome 7, Aet v6.0, whole genome shotgun sequence genomic window carries:
- the LOC109773102 gene encoding uncharacterized protein has translation MSDGDSRCRIAESSPDLVHLVGIAISSNISPLHRVVDARRWDAEPLLGRLVIVVHAAFLEAGFIVRRRGDPLPCRLPTEAGAMASTLSLEYTAPQLLPRHDMDGAALRICTDGQCFLFYVQVSSVRRTGGTYWACLDALSTAPLLSGGLDDTGRQLLGTASTLWRTVINGLCRRLLLDLCREHGVVPGRAPTLMALPSDAMLAILARLPDGKDLLRVESTCTELRRLVGGRERDRELWLPRYKALPGNTLWWSLRGGSDDDLLGTSWKEI, from the exons ATGTCTGATGGGGACTCCCGGTGTCGCATTGCA GAATCATCACCTGACCTCGTTCACCTCGTAGGTATAGCCATATCGTCAAATATCTCTCCCCTACACAGAGTAGTCGACGCCCGCCGGTGGGACGCGGAGCCCCTCCTTGGCCGTCTGGTAATCGTGGTCCACGCCGCCTTCCTCGAGGCGGGCTTCATCGTGCGCCGCCGCGGGGACCCGTTGCCTTGCCGGCTTCCGACGGAGGCAGGCGCGATGGCCTCGACCCTGTCCTTGGAGTACACGGCGCCGCAACTGCTGCCCCGGCACGACATGGACGGTGCCGCGTTGAGGATATGCACTGACGGGCAGTGTTTCCTCTTCTACGTGCAAGTAAGCTCTGTCCGGAGGACCGGCGGCACGTACTGGGCGTGCCTAGACGCGCTCTCCACCGCGCCGCTCCTATCTGGCGGTCTGGACGACACGGGGCGCCAGCTGCTCGGGACGGCCTCCACGCTCTGGAGGACGGTCATCAACGGGCTCTGCCGGCGCCTCCTCTTAGACCTATGCCGCGAGCACGGCGTGGTGCCGGGGCgagcccccaccctcatggccctCCCGAGCGACGCCATGCTGGCGATCCTGGCGAGGCTCCCCGACGGGAAGGACCTCCTCAGGGTGGAGAGCACCTGCACCGAGCTGAGGCGCCTCGTGGGCGGCCGAGAGCGAGACCGCGAGCTCTGGCTGCCCAGGTACAAGGCGCTGCCGGGGAACACGCTGTGGTGGTCGCTCCGCGGCGGCTCCGACGACGACTTGCTGGGGACGAGTTGGAAGGAGAT ATAG
- the LOC109773109 gene encoding germin-like protein 5-1: protein MAAATLLLALAVVALGSGHVEAFDPNPLQDFCVADPTSKVHENGVACKDPAAVVAEDFLFGGLDKPGGKTSKRFGFTANQVQIPGLNTLGESHVHLDVVPGGVFPVHYHPRAAETALVLEGSVYFGFVSSYPDNKLYAKVLRKGDVFAVPQGLVHFLYNNGTAPATLYASLSSQNPGLVLLGNSLFAGALPDDLVAKTLLTDAHTVQTIKANFRRS, encoded by the exons ATGGCTGCTGCGACATTGCTCTTGGCGCTCGCCGTCGTCGCTCTCGGCTCCGGCCATGTCGAGGCTTTCGACCCTAACCCTCTCCAGGACTTCTGCGTCGCCGACCCCACGTCCAAAG TGCACGAGAACGGGGTGGCGTGCAAGGAcccggcggcggtggtggcggaggACTTCCTCTTCGGCGGCCTGGACAAGCCTGGCGGCAAGACGAGCAAGCGCTTCGGGTTCACGGCGAACCAGGTGCAGATCCCGGGCCTGAACACGCTGGGCGAGTCCCACGTCCACCTCGACGTCGTGCCGGGGGGCGTCTTCCCGGTGCACTACCACCCGAGGGCGGCGGAGACGGCGCTGGTGCTGGAGGGCTCCGTCTACTTCGGCTTCGTCTCCTCCTACCCGGACAACAAGCTCTACGCCAAGGTGCTCCGCAAGGGCGACGTCTTCGCCGTGCCGCAGGGGCTCGTGCACTTCCTCTACAACAACGGCACCGCGCCGGCCACGCTCTACGCCTCCCTCAGCAGCCAGAACCCGGGGCTGGTGCTCCTCGGCAACTCGCTCTTCGCCGGGGCGCTCCCCGACGATCTCGTCGCCAAGACACTCCTCACGGACGCGCACACTGTGCAGACCATCAAGGCAAACTTCCGGCGGTCTTGA